The following proteins are co-located in the Neodiprion virginianus isolate iyNeoVirg1 chromosome 6, iyNeoVirg1.1, whole genome shotgun sequence genome:
- the LOC124307649 gene encoding soluble guanylate cyclase 88E isoform X1 — protein MYGLILENLSEYIKQVYGEDRWEEIRRQAAVEQPSFSVHQVYPENLIPRLAKKAIQVLGITEKEFFDQMGVHFVGFVGQYGYDRVLSVLGRHVRDFLNGLDNLHEYLKFSYPRMRAPSFICENETRHGLTLHYRSKRRGFVYYTMGQIREVARHFYHKEMRIELVREEVLFDTVHVTFNLTFDNRAFTYASLAMTREEKHLPIGASVLFEIFPFCIVFGSDMVVRSLGNSLMVILPELLGKKITHWFDLVRPLIAFKFQTILNRTNNIFELLTVEPVLTERPPDRRKNEIMLSDAMENPEEKTLRLKGQMIYMDNWRMMMYLGTPVMPDLNALITTGLYINDLSMHDFSRDLMLAGTQQSVELKLALDQEQLKSKKLEESMRKLDAEMKRTDELLYQMIPKQVADRLRNGESPIDTCEMFDSVSILFSDVVSFTEICSRISPMKVVSMLNAMYSIFDTLTERNRVYKVETIGDAYMVVSGAPDKEHDHADRVCDMALDMVEAITDLKDPSTDQHLQIRVGVHSGAVVAGIVGLKMPRYCLFGDSVNTASRMEATSEAMQIHISQPTKELLSSSYKVTERGEIQVKGKGSMKTYWLEKREERSQMTKGISICEPPQWQNCAVKKRMSIGVVGSGLRNERKSENNSASTRTSRVSSPAPASSNSGILCEDRRIYSPITFQDVAQRSVANSPIKSVDIKGFRSNSVGAVSAIVRSPADIFGSLLSDTEEHFRLHRDSATSPQLCNADTRSLTSSKSDRTRGKLTPDEEVKGHVRDTSNFNLNSAGGLAGIPSCEFSLVADPDAPDSRNLPINQDQCCPGFALTKSGKPRHQSNACVIF, from the exons ATGTACGGGTTAATCCTGGAAAATTTGTCCGAGTATATAAAGCAAGTGTACGGCGAAGATCGTTGGGAAGAGATTCGTCGACAGGCAGCAGTAGAGCAGCCCAGCTTCAGCGTTCACCAGGTTTACCCTGAGAACCTGATACCTCGATTAGCCAAAAAAGCCATTCAG GTACTGGGAATTACGGAGAAGGAATTCTTCGATCAGATGGGCGTCCACTTCGTCGGATTCGTAGGGCAGTACGGCTACGATCGAGTTTTGTCGGTTCTCGGTCGTCACGTAAGAGATTTCCTCAACGGTCTGGACAACCTTCACGAGTACCTAAAGTTTTCTTACCCTCGAATGCGAGCCCCGTCCTTCATCTGCGAAAACGAAACCCGCCACG GTTTGACACTTCACTACAGAAGCAAAAGGCGGGGATTCGTCTACTACACGATGGGTCAGATTCGCGAGGTGGCTCGACATTTTTACCACAAGGAAATGCGGATCGAACTCGTCCGCGAAGAAGTTCTCTTCGACACCGTCCACGTCACCTTCAACCTTACGTTCGACAACCGGGCTTTTACGTACGCCTCTCTTGCCATGACCCGGGAAGAAAAGCACCTGCCAATCGGGGCCTCGGTTCTCTTCGAGATATTTCCGTTCTGTATTGTATTCGG GTCTGACATGGTAGTTAGAAGCCTGGGAAACTCCTTGATGGTAATTCTGCCCGAACTTCTCGGGAAAAAGATCACGCACTGGTTCGATCTAGTGAGACCATTGATCGCCTTTAAATTTCAAACC atactGAACCGCACAAACAACATTTTCGAACTGCTTACCGTTGAGCCGGTGCTTACCGAGCGACCACCGGACCGCCGTAAGAATGAAATTATGCTAAGCGACGCAATGGAAAATCCCGAAGAGAAAACGTTGAGGTTAAAAG GTCAAATGATTTACATGGACAATTGGAGGATGATGATGTACCTAGGAACACCGGTGATGCCGGATCTGAACGCGCTGATAACCACCGGACTTTACATAAACGATTTATCGATGCACGACTTCAGCAg AGATCTGATGCTCGCCGGAACTCAGCAGTCGGTTGAACTCAAGCTGGCACTCGACCAAGAACAACTCAAAAGCAAAAAGCTCGAGGAGTCGATGAGGAAGCTCGACGCCGAGATGAAACGAACGGATGAACTGCTCTATCAAATGATACCGAAACAAGTAGCTGACCGACTTAGAAACGGCGAAAGTCCGATAGACACGTGCGAA ATGTTCGACTCCGTATCGATTCTCTTTTCGGACGTTGTTAGTTTCACCGAAATATGCAGCCGGATCAGTCCGATGAAAGTCGTTTCAATGCTCAATGCTATGTACTCGATATTCGACACCCTCACCGAGAGAAATCGCGTGTACAAG GTTGAAACCATCGGTGACGCCTACATGGTGGTTTCCGGAGCACCGGACAAGGAACACGATCACGCCGATCGAGTCTGCGACATGGCTTTGGACATGGTGGAAGCGATAACCGATCTCAAGGATCCGTCCACAG ATCAGCATTTGCAAATTCGTGTCGGTGTGCACAGTGGCGCGGTGGTCGCTGGTATTGTCGGATTAAAAATGCCGCGTTACTGTCTGTTCGGAGATTCGGTGAACACCGCGTCGCGAATGGAAGCAACGAGCGAAGCGATGCAGATCCACATATCGCAGCCGACCAAAGAGCTTTTATCCTCGTCGTACAAGGTTACGGAACGTGGGGAGATTCAGGTGAAAGGTAAAG GCTCGATGAAAACCTATTGGCTGGAGAAGCGGGAAGAGCGTTCGCAGATGACCAAAGGTATCTCGATCTGCGAGCCACCCCAGTGGCAGAATTGTGCGGTGAAAAAACGCATGTCGATCGGCGTTGTCGGTTCGGGCCTCAGGAACGAACGGAAGTCGGAAAACAACTCGGCGTCGACGAGGACCTCCAGGGTTTCTTCCCCGGCACCGGCCAGTTCGAATTCCGGCATATTGTGCGAGGACAGGCGAATCTACTCGCCGATTACCTTCCAGGACGTCGCGCAACGATCCGTTGCAAATTCGCCGATAAAGAGCGTCGACATTAAAG GTTTCCGTTCGAATTCCGTAGGTGCTGTATCGGCGATCGTCCGGAGTCCTGCGGATATATTTGGTTCCCTTTTGTCGGACACCGAGGAGCATTTCCGTTTGCACAGGGACAGCGCGACGTCCCCGCAACTCTGTAACGCCGACACGAGGTCCTTAACGTCGTCCAAGAGTGATCGTACCAGGGGTAAATTGACCCCGGACGAAGAGGTCAAGGGTCACGTAAGGGATACGTCGAACTTCAACTTGAACTCCGCCGGCGGATTGGCCGGGATTCCAAGTTGCGAATTCTCCCTCGTCGCTGACCCAGATGCTCCCGACAGTAGAAATTTGCCTATTAATCAGGACCAATGCTGCCCGGGTTTCGCTCTTACCAAAAGCGGCAAACCGCGGCATCAAAGCAACGCCTgcgttattttttaa
- the LOC124307649 gene encoding soluble guanylate cyclase 88E isoform X2 — protein MYGLILENLSEYIKQVYGEDRWEEIRRQAAVEQPSFSVHQVYPENLIPRLAKKAIQVLGITEKEFFDQMGVHFVGFVGQYGYDRVLSVLGRHVRDFLNGLDNLHEYLKFSYPRMRAPSFICENETRHGLTLHYRSKRRGFVYYTMGQIREVARHFYHKEMRIELVREEVLFDTVHVTFNLTFDNRAFTYASLAMTREEKHLPIGASVLFEIFPFCIVFGSDMVVRSLGNSLMVILPELLGKKITHWFDLVRPLIAFKFQTILNRTNNIFELLTVEPVLTERPPDRRKNEIMLSDAMENPEEKTLRLKGQMIYMDNWRMMMYLGTPVMPDLNALITTGLYINDLSMHDFSRDLMLAGTQQSVELKLALDQEQLKSKKLEESMRKLDAEMKRTDELLYQMIPKQVADRLRNGESPIDTCEMFDSVSILFSDVVSFTEICSRISPMKVVSMLNAMYSIFDTLTERNRVYKVETIGDAYMVVSGAPDKEHDHADRVCDMALDMVEAITDLKDPSTDQHLQIRVGVHSGAVVAGIVGLKMPRYCLFGDSVNTASRMEATSEAMQIHISQPTKELLSSSYKVTERGEIQVKGSMKTYWLEKREERSQMTKGISICEPPQWQNCAVKKRMSIGVVGSGLRNERKSENNSASTRTSRVSSPAPASSNSGILCEDRRIYSPITFQDVAQRSVANSPIKSVDIKGFRSNSVGAVSAIVRSPADIFGSLLSDTEEHFRLHRDSATSPQLCNADTRSLTSSKSDRTRGKLTPDEEVKGHVRDTSNFNLNSAGGLAGIPSCEFSLVADPDAPDSRNLPINQDQCCPGFALTKSGKPRHQSNACVIF, from the exons ATGTACGGGTTAATCCTGGAAAATTTGTCCGAGTATATAAAGCAAGTGTACGGCGAAGATCGTTGGGAAGAGATTCGTCGACAGGCAGCAGTAGAGCAGCCCAGCTTCAGCGTTCACCAGGTTTACCCTGAGAACCTGATACCTCGATTAGCCAAAAAAGCCATTCAG GTACTGGGAATTACGGAGAAGGAATTCTTCGATCAGATGGGCGTCCACTTCGTCGGATTCGTAGGGCAGTACGGCTACGATCGAGTTTTGTCGGTTCTCGGTCGTCACGTAAGAGATTTCCTCAACGGTCTGGACAACCTTCACGAGTACCTAAAGTTTTCTTACCCTCGAATGCGAGCCCCGTCCTTCATCTGCGAAAACGAAACCCGCCACG GTTTGACACTTCACTACAGAAGCAAAAGGCGGGGATTCGTCTACTACACGATGGGTCAGATTCGCGAGGTGGCTCGACATTTTTACCACAAGGAAATGCGGATCGAACTCGTCCGCGAAGAAGTTCTCTTCGACACCGTCCACGTCACCTTCAACCTTACGTTCGACAACCGGGCTTTTACGTACGCCTCTCTTGCCATGACCCGGGAAGAAAAGCACCTGCCAATCGGGGCCTCGGTTCTCTTCGAGATATTTCCGTTCTGTATTGTATTCGG GTCTGACATGGTAGTTAGAAGCCTGGGAAACTCCTTGATGGTAATTCTGCCCGAACTTCTCGGGAAAAAGATCACGCACTGGTTCGATCTAGTGAGACCATTGATCGCCTTTAAATTTCAAACC atactGAACCGCACAAACAACATTTTCGAACTGCTTACCGTTGAGCCGGTGCTTACCGAGCGACCACCGGACCGCCGTAAGAATGAAATTATGCTAAGCGACGCAATGGAAAATCCCGAAGAGAAAACGTTGAGGTTAAAAG GTCAAATGATTTACATGGACAATTGGAGGATGATGATGTACCTAGGAACACCGGTGATGCCGGATCTGAACGCGCTGATAACCACCGGACTTTACATAAACGATTTATCGATGCACGACTTCAGCAg AGATCTGATGCTCGCCGGAACTCAGCAGTCGGTTGAACTCAAGCTGGCACTCGACCAAGAACAACTCAAAAGCAAAAAGCTCGAGGAGTCGATGAGGAAGCTCGACGCCGAGATGAAACGAACGGATGAACTGCTCTATCAAATGATACCGAAACAAGTAGCTGACCGACTTAGAAACGGCGAAAGTCCGATAGACACGTGCGAA ATGTTCGACTCCGTATCGATTCTCTTTTCGGACGTTGTTAGTTTCACCGAAATATGCAGCCGGATCAGTCCGATGAAAGTCGTTTCAATGCTCAATGCTATGTACTCGATATTCGACACCCTCACCGAGAGAAATCGCGTGTACAAG GTTGAAACCATCGGTGACGCCTACATGGTGGTTTCCGGAGCACCGGACAAGGAACACGATCACGCCGATCGAGTCTGCGACATGGCTTTGGACATGGTGGAAGCGATAACCGATCTCAAGGATCCGTCCACAG ATCAGCATTTGCAAATTCGTGTCGGTGTGCACAGTGGCGCGGTGGTCGCTGGTATTGTCGGATTAAAAATGCCGCGTTACTGTCTGTTCGGAGATTCGGTGAACACCGCGTCGCGAATGGAAGCAACGAGCGAAGCGATGCAGATCCACATATCGCAGCCGACCAAAGAGCTTTTATCCTCGTCGTACAAGGTTACGGAACGTGGGGAGATTCAGGTGAAAG GCTCGATGAAAACCTATTGGCTGGAGAAGCGGGAAGAGCGTTCGCAGATGACCAAAGGTATCTCGATCTGCGAGCCACCCCAGTGGCAGAATTGTGCGGTGAAAAAACGCATGTCGATCGGCGTTGTCGGTTCGGGCCTCAGGAACGAACGGAAGTCGGAAAACAACTCGGCGTCGACGAGGACCTCCAGGGTTTCTTCCCCGGCACCGGCCAGTTCGAATTCCGGCATATTGTGCGAGGACAGGCGAATCTACTCGCCGATTACCTTCCAGGACGTCGCGCAACGATCCGTTGCAAATTCGCCGATAAAGAGCGTCGACATTAAAG GTTTCCGTTCGAATTCCGTAGGTGCTGTATCGGCGATCGTCCGGAGTCCTGCGGATATATTTGGTTCCCTTTTGTCGGACACCGAGGAGCATTTCCGTTTGCACAGGGACAGCGCGACGTCCCCGCAACTCTGTAACGCCGACACGAGGTCCTTAACGTCGTCCAAGAGTGATCGTACCAGGGGTAAATTGACCCCGGACGAAGAGGTCAAGGGTCACGTAAGGGATACGTCGAACTTCAACTTGAACTCCGCCGGCGGATTGGCCGGGATTCCAAGTTGCGAATTCTCCCTCGTCGCTGACCCAGATGCTCCCGACAGTAGAAATTTGCCTATTAATCAGGACCAATGCTGCCCGGGTTTCGCTCTTACCAAAAGCGGCAAACCGCGGCATCAAAGCAACGCCTgcgttattttttaa
- the LOC124307649 gene encoding soluble guanylate cyclase 88E isoform X4, whose protein sequence is MYGLILENLSEYIKQVYGEDRWEEIRRQAAVEQPSFSVHQVYPENLIPRLAKKAIQVLGITEKEFFDQMGVHFVGFVGQYGYDRVLSVLGRHVRDFLNGLDNLHEYLKFSYPRMRAPSFICENETRHGLTLHYRSKRRGFVYYTMGQIREVARHFYHKEMRIELVREEVLFDTVHVTFNLTFDNRAFTYASLAMTREEKHLPIGASVLFEIFPFCIVFGSDMVVRSLGNSLMVILPELLGKKITHWFDLVRPLIAFKFQTILNRTNNIFELLTVEPVLTERPPDRRKNEIMLSDAMENPEEKTLRLKGQMIYMDNWRMMMYLGTPVMPDLNALITTGLYINDLSMHDFSRDLMLAGTQQSVELKLALDQEQLKSKKLEESMRKLDAEMKRTDELLYQMIPKQVADRLRNGESPIDTCEVETIGDAYMVVSGAPDKEHDHADRVCDMALDMVEAITDLKDPSTDQHLQIRVGVHSGAVVAGIVGLKMPRYCLFGDSVNTASRMEATSEAMQIHISQPTKELLSSSYKVTERGEIQVKGKGSMKTYWLEKREERSQMTKGISICEPPQWQNCAVKKRMSIGVVGSGLRNERKSENNSASTRTSRVSSPAPASSNSGILCEDRRIYSPITFQDVAQRSVANSPIKSVDIKGFRSNSVGAVSAIVRSPADIFGSLLSDTEEHFRLHRDSATSPQLCNADTRSLTSSKSDRTRGKLTPDEEVKGHVRDTSNFNLNSAGGLAGIPSCEFSLVADPDAPDSRNLPINQDQCCPGFALTKSGKPRHQSNACVIF, encoded by the exons ATGTACGGGTTAATCCTGGAAAATTTGTCCGAGTATATAAAGCAAGTGTACGGCGAAGATCGTTGGGAAGAGATTCGTCGACAGGCAGCAGTAGAGCAGCCCAGCTTCAGCGTTCACCAGGTTTACCCTGAGAACCTGATACCTCGATTAGCCAAAAAAGCCATTCAG GTACTGGGAATTACGGAGAAGGAATTCTTCGATCAGATGGGCGTCCACTTCGTCGGATTCGTAGGGCAGTACGGCTACGATCGAGTTTTGTCGGTTCTCGGTCGTCACGTAAGAGATTTCCTCAACGGTCTGGACAACCTTCACGAGTACCTAAAGTTTTCTTACCCTCGAATGCGAGCCCCGTCCTTCATCTGCGAAAACGAAACCCGCCACG GTTTGACACTTCACTACAGAAGCAAAAGGCGGGGATTCGTCTACTACACGATGGGTCAGATTCGCGAGGTGGCTCGACATTTTTACCACAAGGAAATGCGGATCGAACTCGTCCGCGAAGAAGTTCTCTTCGACACCGTCCACGTCACCTTCAACCTTACGTTCGACAACCGGGCTTTTACGTACGCCTCTCTTGCCATGACCCGGGAAGAAAAGCACCTGCCAATCGGGGCCTCGGTTCTCTTCGAGATATTTCCGTTCTGTATTGTATTCGG GTCTGACATGGTAGTTAGAAGCCTGGGAAACTCCTTGATGGTAATTCTGCCCGAACTTCTCGGGAAAAAGATCACGCACTGGTTCGATCTAGTGAGACCATTGATCGCCTTTAAATTTCAAACC atactGAACCGCACAAACAACATTTTCGAACTGCTTACCGTTGAGCCGGTGCTTACCGAGCGACCACCGGACCGCCGTAAGAATGAAATTATGCTAAGCGACGCAATGGAAAATCCCGAAGAGAAAACGTTGAGGTTAAAAG GTCAAATGATTTACATGGACAATTGGAGGATGATGATGTACCTAGGAACACCGGTGATGCCGGATCTGAACGCGCTGATAACCACCGGACTTTACATAAACGATTTATCGATGCACGACTTCAGCAg AGATCTGATGCTCGCCGGAACTCAGCAGTCGGTTGAACTCAAGCTGGCACTCGACCAAGAACAACTCAAAAGCAAAAAGCTCGAGGAGTCGATGAGGAAGCTCGACGCCGAGATGAAACGAACGGATGAACTGCTCTATCAAATGATACCGAAACAAGTAGCTGACCGACTTAGAAACGGCGAAAGTCCGATAGACACGTGCGAA GTTGAAACCATCGGTGACGCCTACATGGTGGTTTCCGGAGCACCGGACAAGGAACACGATCACGCCGATCGAGTCTGCGACATGGCTTTGGACATGGTGGAAGCGATAACCGATCTCAAGGATCCGTCCACAG ATCAGCATTTGCAAATTCGTGTCGGTGTGCACAGTGGCGCGGTGGTCGCTGGTATTGTCGGATTAAAAATGCCGCGTTACTGTCTGTTCGGAGATTCGGTGAACACCGCGTCGCGAATGGAAGCAACGAGCGAAGCGATGCAGATCCACATATCGCAGCCGACCAAAGAGCTTTTATCCTCGTCGTACAAGGTTACGGAACGTGGGGAGATTCAGGTGAAAGGTAAAG GCTCGATGAAAACCTATTGGCTGGAGAAGCGGGAAGAGCGTTCGCAGATGACCAAAGGTATCTCGATCTGCGAGCCACCCCAGTGGCAGAATTGTGCGGTGAAAAAACGCATGTCGATCGGCGTTGTCGGTTCGGGCCTCAGGAACGAACGGAAGTCGGAAAACAACTCGGCGTCGACGAGGACCTCCAGGGTTTCTTCCCCGGCACCGGCCAGTTCGAATTCCGGCATATTGTGCGAGGACAGGCGAATCTACTCGCCGATTACCTTCCAGGACGTCGCGCAACGATCCGTTGCAAATTCGCCGATAAAGAGCGTCGACATTAAAG GTTTCCGTTCGAATTCCGTAGGTGCTGTATCGGCGATCGTCCGGAGTCCTGCGGATATATTTGGTTCCCTTTTGTCGGACACCGAGGAGCATTTCCGTTTGCACAGGGACAGCGCGACGTCCCCGCAACTCTGTAACGCCGACACGAGGTCCTTAACGTCGTCCAAGAGTGATCGTACCAGGGGTAAATTGACCCCGGACGAAGAGGTCAAGGGTCACGTAAGGGATACGTCGAACTTCAACTTGAACTCCGCCGGCGGATTGGCCGGGATTCCAAGTTGCGAATTCTCCCTCGTCGCTGACCCAGATGCTCCCGACAGTAGAAATTTGCCTATTAATCAGGACCAATGCTGCCCGGGTTTCGCTCTTACCAAAAGCGGCAAACCGCGGCATCAAAGCAACGCCTgcgttattttttaa
- the LOC124307649 gene encoding soluble guanylate cyclase 88E isoform X3 has translation MYGLILENLSEYIKQVYGEDRWEEIRRQAAVEQPSFSVHQVYPENLIPRLAKKAIQVLGITEKEFFDQMGVHFVGFVGQYGYDRVLSVLGRHVRDFLNGLDNLHEYLKFSYPRMRAPSFICENETRHGLTLHYRSKRRGFVYYTMGQIREVARHFYHKEMRIELVREEVLFDTVHVTFNLTFDNRAFTYASLAMTREEKHLPIGASVLFEIFPFCIVFGSDMVVRSLGNSLMVILPELLGKKITHWFDLVRPLIAFKFQTILNRTNNIFELLTVEPVLTERPPDRRKNEIMLSDAMENPEEKTLRLKGQMIYMDNWRMMMYLGTPVMPDLNALITTGLYINDLSMHDFSRDLMLAGTQQSVELKLALDQEQLKSKKLEESMRKLDAEMKRTDELLYQMIPKQVADRLRNGESPIDTCEMFDSVSILFSDVVSFTEICSRISPMKVVSMLNAMYSIFDTLTERNRVYKVETIGDAYMVVSGAPDKEHDHADRVCDMALDMVEAITDLKDPSTDQHLQIRVGVHSGAVVAGIVGLKMPRYCLFGDSVNTASRMEATSEAMQIHISQPTKELLSSSYKVTERGEIQVKGKGSMKTYWLEKREERSQMTKGISICEPPQWQNCAVKKRMSIGVVGSGLRNERKSENNSASTRTSRVSSPAPASSNSGILCEDRRIYSPITFQDVAQRSVANSPIKSVDIKGAVSAIVRSPADIFGSLLSDTEEHFRLHRDSATSPQLCNADTRSLTSSKSDRTRGKLTPDEEVKGHVRDTSNFNLNSAGGLAGIPSCEFSLVADPDAPDSRNLPINQDQCCPGFALTKSGKPRHQSNACVIF, from the exons ATGTACGGGTTAATCCTGGAAAATTTGTCCGAGTATATAAAGCAAGTGTACGGCGAAGATCGTTGGGAAGAGATTCGTCGACAGGCAGCAGTAGAGCAGCCCAGCTTCAGCGTTCACCAGGTTTACCCTGAGAACCTGATACCTCGATTAGCCAAAAAAGCCATTCAG GTACTGGGAATTACGGAGAAGGAATTCTTCGATCAGATGGGCGTCCACTTCGTCGGATTCGTAGGGCAGTACGGCTACGATCGAGTTTTGTCGGTTCTCGGTCGTCACGTAAGAGATTTCCTCAACGGTCTGGACAACCTTCACGAGTACCTAAAGTTTTCTTACCCTCGAATGCGAGCCCCGTCCTTCATCTGCGAAAACGAAACCCGCCACG GTTTGACACTTCACTACAGAAGCAAAAGGCGGGGATTCGTCTACTACACGATGGGTCAGATTCGCGAGGTGGCTCGACATTTTTACCACAAGGAAATGCGGATCGAACTCGTCCGCGAAGAAGTTCTCTTCGACACCGTCCACGTCACCTTCAACCTTACGTTCGACAACCGGGCTTTTACGTACGCCTCTCTTGCCATGACCCGGGAAGAAAAGCACCTGCCAATCGGGGCCTCGGTTCTCTTCGAGATATTTCCGTTCTGTATTGTATTCGG GTCTGACATGGTAGTTAGAAGCCTGGGAAACTCCTTGATGGTAATTCTGCCCGAACTTCTCGGGAAAAAGATCACGCACTGGTTCGATCTAGTGAGACCATTGATCGCCTTTAAATTTCAAACC atactGAACCGCACAAACAACATTTTCGAACTGCTTACCGTTGAGCCGGTGCTTACCGAGCGACCACCGGACCGCCGTAAGAATGAAATTATGCTAAGCGACGCAATGGAAAATCCCGAAGAGAAAACGTTGAGGTTAAAAG GTCAAATGATTTACATGGACAATTGGAGGATGATGATGTACCTAGGAACACCGGTGATGCCGGATCTGAACGCGCTGATAACCACCGGACTTTACATAAACGATTTATCGATGCACGACTTCAGCAg AGATCTGATGCTCGCCGGAACTCAGCAGTCGGTTGAACTCAAGCTGGCACTCGACCAAGAACAACTCAAAAGCAAAAAGCTCGAGGAGTCGATGAGGAAGCTCGACGCCGAGATGAAACGAACGGATGAACTGCTCTATCAAATGATACCGAAACAAGTAGCTGACCGACTTAGAAACGGCGAAAGTCCGATAGACACGTGCGAA ATGTTCGACTCCGTATCGATTCTCTTTTCGGACGTTGTTAGTTTCACCGAAATATGCAGCCGGATCAGTCCGATGAAAGTCGTTTCAATGCTCAATGCTATGTACTCGATATTCGACACCCTCACCGAGAGAAATCGCGTGTACAAG GTTGAAACCATCGGTGACGCCTACATGGTGGTTTCCGGAGCACCGGACAAGGAACACGATCACGCCGATCGAGTCTGCGACATGGCTTTGGACATGGTGGAAGCGATAACCGATCTCAAGGATCCGTCCACAG ATCAGCATTTGCAAATTCGTGTCGGTGTGCACAGTGGCGCGGTGGTCGCTGGTATTGTCGGATTAAAAATGCCGCGTTACTGTCTGTTCGGAGATTCGGTGAACACCGCGTCGCGAATGGAAGCAACGAGCGAAGCGATGCAGATCCACATATCGCAGCCGACCAAAGAGCTTTTATCCTCGTCGTACAAGGTTACGGAACGTGGGGAGATTCAGGTGAAAGGTAAAG GCTCGATGAAAACCTATTGGCTGGAGAAGCGGGAAGAGCGTTCGCAGATGACCAAAGGTATCTCGATCTGCGAGCCACCCCAGTGGCAGAATTGTGCGGTGAAAAAACGCATGTCGATCGGCGTTGTCGGTTCGGGCCTCAGGAACGAACGGAAGTCGGAAAACAACTCGGCGTCGACGAGGACCTCCAGGGTTTCTTCCCCGGCACCGGCCAGTTCGAATTCCGGCATATTGTGCGAGGACAGGCGAATCTACTCGCCGATTACCTTCCAGGACGTCGCGCAACGATCCGTTGCAAATTCGCCGATAAAGAGCGTCGACATTAAAG GTGCTGTATCGGCGATCGTCCGGAGTCCTGCGGATATATTTGGTTCCCTTTTGTCGGACACCGAGGAGCATTTCCGTTTGCACAGGGACAGCGCGACGTCCCCGCAACTCTGTAACGCCGACACGAGGTCCTTAACGTCGTCCAAGAGTGATCGTACCAGGGGTAAATTGACCCCGGACGAAGAGGTCAAGGGTCACGTAAGGGATACGTCGAACTTCAACTTGAACTCCGCCGGCGGATTGGCCGGGATTCCAAGTTGCGAATTCTCCCTCGTCGCTGACCCAGATGCTCCCGACAGTAGAAATTTGCCTATTAATCAGGACCAATGCTGCCCGGGTTTCGCTCTTACCAAAAGCGGCAAACCGCGGCATCAAAGCAACGCCTgcgttattttttaa
- the LOC124307657 gene encoding uncharacterized protein LOC124307657, with amino-acid sequence MSINTLFYGLVLMSMDEVLVRASGMSGLGEDGGSLHPYNTGEQEIEPFDYTPAKRDDNGQEKPKIPGSVYVRFGRNHAEKIPAEAERETRGRSDGFIRFGRSHPKASQHRNEPGFGGLERIQRGNKWFRMGRNAPSDNENNIASKYAMLKAKSDECDWWLKRCHANLVSLCTPDDDDTDICREQDGRIFCDSRK; translated from the exons ATG AGCATCAACACGTTGTTCTACGGTTTGGTGCTTATGAGCATGGACGAGGTGCTCGTCAGGGCGTCGGGGATGTCGGGACTAGGAGAAGACGGGGGTTCTCTTCATCCGTACAACACGGGCGAGCAGGAAATCGAGCCGTTCGATTACACGCCTGCAAAGCGGGACGACAACGGCCAAGAGAAGCCGAAAATCCCGGGTAGCGTGTACGTCCGTTTCGGTCGCAACCACGCCGAGAAGATTCCGGCAGAGGCGGAAAGAGAGACGCGCGGAAGATCGGACGGATTCATAAGGTTCGGAAGATCTCACCCGAAGGCTTCGCAGCATAGAAACGAGCCGGGATTCGGCGGCTTAGAGAGAATCCAGAGAGGTAACAAGTGGTTCCGTATGGGTCGGAACGCCCCGTCTGACAACGAGAACAACATTGCATCGAAGTACGCGATGCTCAAGGCGAAGAGCGACGAGTGCGATTGGTGGCTGAAGCGATGCCACGCCAATCTTGTATCCCTTTGCACGCCGGATGATGACGATACCGATATATGTCGCGAACAGGACGGTAGAATTTTTTGCGACAGCCGTAAATAA